From Allofrancisella guangzhouensis, a single genomic window includes:
- the lnt gene encoding apolipoprotein N-acyltransferase, whose product MKKTTLNLILATLSGSLLTLAFAPFRIDSITIISLCIFFYLLNKCSKVTSSFLISAFFGIGFFGTSISWVYISIHLFTDSVAAGIVAAIALVILLSFLHTIPFGVCSYLLTKKSNNFIKLLIYPALWTLFEIVKANLLWGGFPWVSLGYSQTESPLIWYANVGGVYFVTYIITLISSLIVLYLFNKAKDIRKTCLILIVITLIYIGGYIISKRQPSTQTNKAQKIALVQGDFIQDFKWNQDNFIKMQAYYKNIATKYKDSLIILSENALPDYRQYQHSYFEELTEIANQNNNAILVGSLSIENSKIYNSSTIIGKGKGTYNKHHLVPFGEYFPIKFFGYIDSVGLSNFNAGTKIQPIMQAFDYPLANFICYEIGYPEQVRDQLQGAKLISVISDDSWFGDSIARDQQLQISQVRAIETSKYVLATTSNGITAIIDPRGVIVKDLPKDTQATLESQIYLNDFETIWLKIGMSLIFLVISISLMLVIVSKIIKGLLIRSHK is encoded by the coding sequence ATGAAAAAGACTACCCTTAACCTAATATTAGCTACCCTAAGTGGTAGCCTACTTACTCTTGCATTTGCTCCTTTTCGCATAGATAGCATTACAATAATATCTTTATGTATTTTTTTCTACCTATTGAATAAATGTTCTAAAGTCACAAGTAGCTTTTTGATATCAGCTTTCTTTGGTATTGGTTTTTTTGGAACAAGCATTTCTTGGGTTTATATAAGTATACATTTATTTACCGACTCTGTAGCAGCTGGTATAGTTGCAGCTATAGCTTTGGTTATTTTATTAAGCTTTTTACATACTATTCCATTTGGAGTATGTAGTTATCTTTTAACAAAAAAATCTAATAATTTTATAAAACTTCTAATATACCCTGCTTTATGGACATTATTTGAAATAGTAAAAGCTAACTTACTATGGGGAGGGTTTCCTTGGGTATCTCTAGGGTACTCACAGACAGAGTCACCCTTAATATGGTATGCCAATGTCGGTGGAGTATATTTTGTTACATATATTATTACTTTAATTTCGTCACTTATAGTTTTATACCTATTTAACAAAGCTAAAGATATAAGAAAAACCTGTCTTATTCTTATTGTAATAACCTTAATATACATCGGTGGTTACATTATTTCTAAAAGACAACCTAGTACTCAAACGAATAAAGCTCAAAAAATAGCTTTAGTCCAAGGTGACTTTATTCAAGATTTTAAGTGGAACCAAGATAACTTTATTAAAATGCAAGCTTACTATAAAAATATTGCAACTAAGTATAAAGATTCTCTGATAATCTTATCAGAAAATGCTTTACCTGATTATCGTCAATATCAACATTCCTACTTTGAAGAATTAACTGAAATAGCGAACCAGAATAACAATGCTATATTAGTAGGCTCACTAAGTATTGAAAACTCAAAAATCTATAATAGCTCTACAATCATAGGTAAAGGTAAAGGCACATATAATAAACACCACTTAGTACCATTTGGAGAATATTTTCCGATTAAGTTTTTTGGCTACATAGATAGTGTTGGCCTAAGCAATTTTAATGCTGGGACAAAGATTCAGCCTATAATGCAAGCTTTTGACTACCCTTTGGCTAACTTTATCTGCTATGAAATTGGCTACCCTGAGCAAGTTCGTGATCAATTACAAGGTGCTAAATTAATATCTGTAATAAGTGATGACTCGTGGTTTGGTGATTCTATAGCCAGAGATCAACAACTACAAATATCTCAAGTCAGAGCAATAGAAACATCCAAATATGTATTAGCTACTACTAGTAATGGTATAACCGCCATCATTGATCCTCGTGGTGTTATCGTTAAAGATCTTCCTAAAGATACTCAAGCCACTTTAGAATCACAAATTTACCTTAATGATTTTGAAACAATTTGGTTAAAAATTGGCATGTCTTTGATATTTTTAGTTATCAGTATTAGTTTAATGTTAGTAATAGTATCAAAAATTATAAAAGGCCTTTTGATTAGATCACATAAATAA
- the ybeY gene encoding rRNA maturation RNase YbeY yields the protein MDSLNLNIINDEEHPILEYQVLLNCFELVMQQHNIKDASVNVNIVSDDEIKSINKQFRNKDKPTNIISFEFEKPLGLPDGVIENFLGDMVIAPNVLEKEAKEQNKNLKDHWCHIFIHGLLHLLKYDHQNDTDAYVMESLEIELLDKLNIPNPYLIRE from the coding sequence ATGGATAGTTTAAATCTAAATATAATCAATGATGAAGAACACCCCATACTAGAATATCAAGTCTTATTAAACTGCTTTGAGCTTGTCATGCAACAGCATAACATCAAAGATGCTAGCGTTAACGTAAATATTGTCTCAGATGATGAAATAAAAAGTATAAATAAGCAATTTCGTAATAAAGACAAACCAACAAATATTATATCATTTGAATTTGAAAAGCCTCTGGGGCTACCAGATGGCGTTATAGAAAATTTTCTAGGAGATATGGTTATAGCTCCAAACGTATTAGAAAAAGAAGCTAAAGAGCAGAATAAAAATTTAAAAGACCATTGGTGTCACATTTTTATTCATGGTTTATTACACCTACTAAAGTACGATCACCAAAACGATACTGATGCCTATGTAATGGAAAGCCTGGAAATTGAGTTACTAGATAAACTAAATATACCCAACCCATATCTTATAAGAGAGTAA
- a CDS encoding PhoH family protein: MNKTQFVLEPYNYDSMMLLCGNLDENIRAIENYFHVEIKHRADEFEISSESSANNTQAKRFIRSCYAEILAGNTELDLKQITTILNATAKEKLPQANPRRVSEESEIQLRSKKLKARTSNQAIYLDNIKTNFVTFGVGPAGTGKTYLAIAAAVAAYERGEVRRIVLVRPAVEAGEKLGFLPGDLAQKIDPYLRPMYDALFDFMGVEKVTKLIEKQAIEIAPLAYMRGRTINDSFIVLDESQNTTKEQMKMFLTRIGFNTTAVITGDITQIDLPKSVTSGLKHALSILTDIEGVAISYLKSVDIVRHQIVQKIVNAYEKHEESINNG; the protein is encoded by the coding sequence ATGAATAAAACTCAGTTTGTTTTAGAACCATACAATTATGATTCGATGATGCTACTTTGTGGCAATCTTGATGAGAATATCAGAGCTATTGAAAACTATTTTCACGTTGAAATTAAGCACAGAGCTGATGAATTTGAAATCTCAAGCGAATCTAGTGCGAATAATACTCAAGCTAAAAGGTTTATCAGATCATGCTACGCAGAAATATTAGCTGGTAACACAGAATTAGACTTAAAACAGATAACTACTATTTTAAATGCTACAGCTAAAGAAAAACTCCCTCAAGCAAATCCAAGAAGGGTTTCTGAAGAATCTGAAATACAGCTTAGAAGTAAAAAGCTAAAAGCTAGAACTTCTAACCAAGCTATATATCTAGATAATATTAAAACTAACTTTGTAACATTTGGAGTAGGTCCTGCTGGTACAGGAAAAACTTATCTAGCTATAGCAGCTGCTGTTGCTGCTTATGAGCGTGGTGAAGTACGAAGGATAGTATTAGTCCGCCCTGCTGTTGAGGCTGGTGAAAAGCTTGGGTTTCTTCCTGGTGATTTAGCTCAAAAAATAGATCCTTATCTACGCCCTATGTATGATGCTCTATTTGACTTCATGGGAGTTGAGAAAGTCACTAAACTTATCGAAAAACAAGCTATTGAAATAGCTCCTTTAGCTTATATGCGTGGACGAACTATTAATGACTCTTTTATCGTATTAGATGAAAGCCAAAACACTACAAAAGAACAAATGAAGATGTTTTTAACTAGGATAGGCTTTAATACTACTGCTGTAATTACAGGCGATATTACACAAATAGATTTACCCAAGAGTGTTACTTCAGGTTTAAAACATGCTCTGTCAATCCTTACAGATATAGAAGGTGTAGCTATTAGCTACTTGAAATCTGTTGATATAGTTAGACATCAAATAGTACAAAAAATTGTCAATGCCTATGAGAAGCACGAAGAGAGTATAAATAATGGATAG
- a CDS encoding HlyC/CorC family transporter has translation MSDNSNHDQFKKDKSPFIKKLTSSIFNVRDEEDLINAITKAANNEVIDKTSQNMLLGAIKISSLDVGDIMISHTKIVAVDMSMSINEILEKTILSSHTRLPVYCENKTEILGVLHAKDLLKLIFDVEIQGYTKTHLESEDIKNILRPAIFIPETKKLNSMLKDFKNSQNHIAIVVDEYGAISGLITIEDILEEIVGDIEDEFDTINENITKIADNSYLVDATTAIEDFNEYFNTSIDDENDFDTVAGMIIQTLEYLPKKGESIVVEGFKFTIQDADNRKIIKILVEKFKK, from the coding sequence ATGAGTGATAACAGTAATCACGATCAATTTAAAAAAGATAAAAGTCCTTTCATCAAGAAGCTTACTTCAAGCATTTTTAATGTCAGAGATGAAGAAGATCTAATTAATGCTATTACTAAAGCAGCGAATAATGAGGTTATAGATAAAACCTCACAAAATATGCTGCTAGGTGCTATAAAAATATCATCTCTTGATGTTGGAGATATAATGATATCTCATACTAAAATAGTAGCTGTAGACATGTCCATGAGTATAAATGAGATTTTAGAGAAGACTATCCTCTCAAGTCATACACGTTTGCCTGTTTATTGCGAAAACAAAACAGAGATATTAGGTGTATTACATGCTAAAGACTTATTAAAACTAATTTTTGATGTTGAGATACAAGGATATACAAAAACACATCTTGAATCTGAGGATATAAAAAATATACTTCGCCCAGCTATCTTCATACCTGAAACCAAAAAACTTAACTCTATGCTAAAAGATTTTAAAAATAGTCAGAATCATATAGCTATAGTTGTTGATGAGTATGGTGCAATTTCAGGATTAATAACTATAGAAGATATTTTAGAAGAAATAGTTGGTGATATTGAAGATGAATTTGATACCATCAATGAAAACATAACTAAAATAGCAGACAACTCATATTTAGTTGATGCAACTACTGCGATTGAAGATTTTAATGAGTATTTTAATACATCTATAGATGATGAGAATGATTTTGATACGGTTGCTGGAATGATTATCCAAACCCTAGAGTATCTGCCAAAAAAAGGTGAAAGTATAGTTGTTGAGGGTTTCAAATTTACTATCCAAGATGCTGATAACCGTAAGATAATAAAAATCTTAGTAGAAAAATTCAAAAAATAA